The Chlorocebus sabaeus isolate Y175 chromosome 9, mChlSab1.0.hap1, whole genome shotgun sequence genome includes a window with the following:
- the NKX2-3 gene encoding homeobox protein Nkx-2.3 → MMLPSPVTSTPFSVKDILNLEQQQQHFHGAHLQADLEHHFHSAPCMLAAAEGTQFSDGGEEDEEEEGDKLSYLNSLAAADGHGDSGLCPQGYVHTVLRDSCSGPKEHEEEPEVVRDRSQKSCQLKKSLEAAGDCKAAEESERPKPRSRRKPRVLFSQAQVFELERRFKQQRYLSAPEREHLASSLKLTSTQVKIWFQNRRYKCKRQRQDKSLELGAHAPPPPPRRVAVPVLVRDGKPCVTPSAQAYGAPYSVGASAYSYNSFPAYGYGNSAAAAAAAAAAAAAAAAYSGSYGCAYPAGGGGGGGGTSAATTAMQPACSAAGGGPFVNVSNLGGFGSGGGAQPLHQGAAAGAACAQGTLQGIRAW, encoded by the exons TTTGAAtctggagcagcagcagcagcacttcCATGGTGCGCACTTGCAGGCGGACTTGGAGCACCACTTCCACTCTGCGCCCTGCATGCTGGCCGCAGCTGAGGGGACGCAATTTTCTGACGGAGGGGAGGAGGACGAGGAAGAAGAGGGCGATAAATTGTCCTATTTGAACTCACTAGCCGCAGCCGACGGCCACGGGGATTCAGGGTTGTGTCCCCAGGGCTATGTCCACACGGTCCTGCGAGACTCGTGCAGCGGGCCCAAGGAACATGAAGAGGAGCCCGAGGTCGTGAGGGACCGGAGCCAAA AAAGCTGCCAGCTGAAGAAGTCTCTAGAGGCGGCCGGAGACTGCAAGGCAGCGGAGGAGAGCGAGAGGCCGAAGCCACGCAGCCGCCGGAAGCCCCGGGTCCTCTTCTCGCAAGCCCAGGTCTTCGAGCTGGAACGCAGGTTCAAGCAGCAGCGGTACCTGTCGGCACCCGAGCGCGAGCACCTCGCCAGCAGCCTGAAGCTCACGTCCACGCAGGTGAAAATCTGGTTCCAGAATCGCAGGTACAAGTGCAAGAGACAGCGGCAGGACAAGTCTCTGGAGCTGGGCGCACAcgcgcccccgccgccgccccgcCGCGTGGCGGTCCCGGTGCTGGTGCGGGACGGCAAGCCGTGCGTCACGCCCAGCGCGCAGGCCTACGGCGCGCCCTACAGCGTGGGCGCCAGCGCCTACTCCTACAACAGCTTCCCCGCCTATGGCTATGGGAACTcggccgcggccgccgccgcagccgctgccgccgccgcggccgccgcgGCCTACAGCGGCAGCTATGGCTGTGCGTACccggcgggcggcggcggcggcggcggcgggaccTCCGCGGCGACCACTGCCATGCAGCCCGCCTGCAGCGCGGCCGGAGGCGGTCCCTTTGTGAACGTGAGCAACCTAGGAGGCttcggcagcggcggcggcgcaCAGCCGTTGCACCAGGGTGCTGCAGCCGGGGCCGCGTGCGCTCAGGGCACCTTGCAGGGCATCCGGGCCTGGTAG